In Mangifera indica cultivar Alphonso chromosome 7, CATAS_Mindica_2.1, whole genome shotgun sequence, the genomic window ATGATtctgaattagagataaagtaacCCAATTAAATAGTGATACATTATCCTTTGTACTTAAGAGTGTACTCATTGTTTGTTCACGTAATTCTACTCAAATAGAATTTGGTGGGGgctttaataattaaaacaataaaactatgtgtatacagttttaaatatacaattagattttcagatgatatatcatcatgtgattaagtgatttgaattaataataaaataatattgaatcacATTATCTAGGTATtcaattgtatactcaaaattataTGCAATTAGAGTTGCTCTTATCAAAGAAGTATTAAACTACTAAATATTCAAACCTAGTTGGGGGTAACTACCAATTTTTCAAACCCAAGGGAGTCATGTGACCCTCCTTTACCCCTTGGGTTTGCTATTGTATaccttataattttgttattaaaactgTGTCCACCTAACATTGTtcttataaagaaaaaagaattgatttgttgtattttcagattttgatgTTTGGAATAAATTTAACAGGAATGGAGACTGTGCAAGATCAAGTACAAGGGAAAACAAACCATGCAGGAAGAGCTGGAGAATATTCGAAAAGGTTGCAGATTAAGCAATGGTATTATTTCTGGAGAAAGTTGTTCAATAATGGAGATGAAATCATCATCTTCAGTAGTTTttgttgatgaagaagaagaggggCAAGGGCAACAGATTATGAAGTGTCTTGAAGAAGAgaggaataaaataataacaagtGATGATTTTATGAAGATGCAAAGAGAAGATCGAGAGATGAATAATGAAGAGGAACAACAAATGATGCTATATGCTTCATATAATTATGATCCAATCTTAACACATATTACAAGTAGTTCAAATTATGATTACTTTggtgattattattattataatcatcaACTGGAGCAATTACCATTTTCTGTAGATGAACTATTTCCTAGCTTTTGGTCTTAATGATCATGTTTCTGTGTGTAATCATCCcttaattatttcttaattaagtattacattggaatgaatatatatatctatatatatcacTGTTTTGATCTGTCAAGGGTTTGTCCATATTCCATGAGTGCAACAGAGAAATCaattatttacaattaaaaGAAAGCCAAGTCTAGAGTGGTTTTATTTCCCGCAATTTTTGCTTGACTTACTTTGAGATTTTTAGATatcaatattatgtgtatctaattttaagtatccaatatgattaaatattatttatttttaatttaaaattactcaatcatattatgatacataatttggataCTTAAACTaagtgtaaataattttatttttttctctaatttgaaaattaccGATGAACCCCCCTTCCAACTTGACTTATTGTAGCCAAAGTTTGAGCCACAGTCAAGTTTTGCTTATTAGAGGGTAGCTATAGCTAGGAAATTTTCTTAACGGAGtaatcttgaaaaaataatGCTAACTGaagactcttttttttttttttttaaataaaagaaagcaaaatgataaaatacaagatataaacaaatgaaaaatataaaggaattttttaaagtagtgatattttttataaagagATGGAAAAGTTTTAATAGAAAACTTTTTTCAAACCATGTAAAATAACCTTCTATTCTCAAcaataatttaactaaaatcaaatcaatagtAAATATTGCCCTAGACTACATCTAAATTtaagagtttaaaaataaaatatgatattatgtgtttaattttatagctcaatttgagttcaattcgattACCATTTTGATAACATTATCAACTCTTTTGATAGCCTTCTGCAACATATTTACTAGTTAAACGGCTTCAAATTGACTCTTATTATTCGAGTTTGGTTCAACTTAAAACCACCCCCATTTATAGATATAATCAATTGATTATCTTATATAAGTACCACCAATATGCCCTTAAGACAATATTAGCATAAATTAAGTAAGAGATCTTAGTGATACTTAAATGGAAACTTTAGCATAAGTATATACCTAGTTACAAGGGAAAGTTGCAAGTGCCAAACTGAAAAGGGTGATTTGAATTTTACATGAAAAGTTAAGGGTAGGTCAAAAGAAATTAGCAGCCCTTTTCTAAGACCTAAAATTTTCGAAGTTCAATGGTGTCAAtgacaaattaattaatgaaaagttTTTGGAATGGGGTCATTGCCCCTCCTCTCGTTTGCCTGTTTACCTAACAAAAGATACAAGTTATTCTAAAAATACTAACATCAATCATGACTCCTGTTGAGAATTTCTATATGATCTTGCTTCAAAAGTAGTGTTCTACCTCAgacatttatgtataaataattgatattaatttggtagattaaagttaattttaatttaattaaataattcgATAAGTTGAAATTATCCCTTTATTGCTCTCTTGGATTCATGCGACATGCAATAACATGCATGAATTCTCCATAGGAAGATCTGTCACCACGTGAGCCAAATGATAAGCTCTAGTGAGGTAGAGAAATTATCCAtgtaatttttatgtttaattaatatatttattaattattacaaaaatatctcattttgtttgtttcaaattattacaaaaatctAAAGCCAATAATTGTTGATCGATCATTATATCATGCATGAAATGAGTGAAAGAGAGAAACAAGGAACCCAAATTGATTGTAacattatttttcatcattataaaattattcaatattacTTGTAGAAGTTGATTATATGTATGCACAAAATTTTCTTGTAAATAATACATGAAAgtacttttaaaaataaaaagaaacaaaaaaaaaaaacaaattttaactgGGTTGTgtcaaaataattgtatcaaaatggtaatgtaaataaataaaaaaattaagaaatttattagtattattaatGAAAGTGAAGTGGCCTTTCTCACGCTCAAAAAGGGATAAATTAAGTTAATACTTTGGCAAGATGGTGGTTTCTAAGAAATAATGCTGCATTAATTAGTCCAAGAAATAACCTGAAAGTCATAAAGAATATTCTGTTAATTGGTTTCTTTCTATGTTGATGTCAAATCTTTTTCCGATAATTCTGATGCTAATTTAATACAAGATACCCTCtctattaatttcaatttttcctttatgtatttgtaaattaaaattatgtaaatgcTTCTTCTCATCTCTCTTTAGGAATTCTAATCTTTATAATATgagttaataatataaattaatatgttattttatccttttactgtcacataaattttaataataataataataataataatattcatgttgaaaaagtttttttttaataaataaagcatacttttacaaaaatattacttatgctattaaattattatttttaattatattactaaATTGTAATATCTACCTCAAGATGAATTATATCACATGTCATTaatcagatttaaaaaaaagaaaaagaaaaccccAGCTATATCTTCACATCTCTCAAGTCTAATTACTACAATCTCGAGACAATTAAAGAGGGAAGAATGTTTGAAGTTCTTCCATGCATGCACGTGCCCTCAAAAGCTTtaaagagaaaaccaaatccgTGGCTTCGATTTACacgtttatgatatttttagaaTTCTAAGGACAAAAACCCTTCTTCTTCCccagaatttaaaaaaaaaaaattattcagtttaaaattaattaaagtgcACAATCTGAGTACTTTAGTTTTAAGATAGAGATGCTGATTCATTTGACAAACTTGGGATGCTGTAAAATGAGATTTTGTTGTGATGTTCATCATTActcgaatcaaatttttatattgatcgAGATAGATCGGTGTAAGAGAACATTAGGGCTAGCTATAAAAATTAAGTAgagtcaaattaattaattaattaagcaaaGTGACAGATTTTTGCCTCGTTatcaccattaattttaaagttaTCATTGAACTATACATCGTTATAGAATGAGACGTTGTGGATTTTGTCAATGTCCAATATGACTAATGGCGCCATTGATAGTTGGGAATCATTGGAATTGTCATAACAATTGATAAGttggacctttttttttttttttagcgtAAATCTAATAGTTTTGAATGATTAGAGATCACCTTCTACTGATAATTTTGGAGAATGGATagtcataatttatatatcataaatctCATAGCTGggtttaattaagaataaatcaTAACATATATTCAACTTCACAACATTGATAAGTAGTTCTCTTTTACGATTAGatactagggttggattcaagtcaaattaagtttgaggtcatctaaaaatttttgagtACGACTTGCTTGAGATGagtaaaaattgattaaaataatgttattttgatatgtaccaattaaaataacatcgttttagttaattcatataaaaattttatagattcGCGAGTTTAAAATGCTGAACACTCATAAAACTTGAGTtcgaaaatatttaattttcattccAGGTAAACTCATTTTTgaacttaataaatttgaatcaaatctaaccctattaGAACCTGTTGTCCAAAGAAAATACTGTTTATACTTGTAAATTGTTCATGGCTATTCTTCTTTTTAAACCTCGacaatatatgaaaatttaataaatagagaaaaaatgaaaaaaatatccttttacaaaatattttatatatatatatatatatatatatatatatatatatatatatatatatatatatatatatatatatatatataacaaaatcaaaatcacacagataagtaaaaatttgttCAATAGAAAAGAGGTTCATGCCACCATTGAAGAgttgaaagaataaaattatgtatatacataaattttacttatatatCTGTACAAATTGaggtaataatatataattgtatgatataattatttattttttctcttattttaaaattacttaattaaatattactaattCGAGTTAAAAACTGCAACCAAGGTTTGCTAAGGTGTGAGACTTTATTACCTTccttgaaaaaaagaaaaaaggagtaatattaaatatgtacaAATGACCAGTATTAATCGGTGAAAAAAACTCACATGTCAATATTGgatgttttaaatgtttttttgagctttaactcaaaattatataatcaatataatgatatattaatttatttatatctgttaattttaattgtttatatataaaatataatgtaaacAAAATACGATGTGAGACTGATGATTTGGagatttattatattctttttaaattgatttaccCTCGTATTGTTTGCCCGATAGTTAAATATTAACTCAAAATaaagacatttcatattctatgatataaatttttttaatcttatgcTATATTCAACGGTTATTTGAAGGCATGTATAATCTACTTGAGATATTATATTAGAGTATCTTACAAAATTAATCATCATGAACAATTACCATGACgattatagtttgattttaaaatttattaaaatgtgTAAGATATGATTCAGATATTATAACATCCACTGGGGCAACTTAAAGGGTAGGcaattgttaattatttttattttcttataaaatatttgcttCTTGTAcctatatatctaaaaatagaCCTAAATTTGCTTTATGCAGGGCTCTGACTTGTGACTTCTGTATGAGTTTGAGGCTCTGACTTCAACATACATTTACAGCTCCTACAGTTCGACCAACTTTtcctttataataaaaatataattcatcatAAATCCAACTTATAATTCAACTAatcttcatttaaaatgtttttctttctctcttcttctttatcttcttaTTTTACTATCATCTGGATCTAAAAGATTTCTAATTATCTTTGTGTTGTCGGTaaattttcctataaaaactaCTCTTCAGTGAAGACCGGAGCCAAAGTATTACAAACTGTTGATCTATCAGAAATTTAGTAAAGCAGAAATACAAACAGATGATTGTGCCAACTGGGTTCAGATTCAATCCCACTGATGAGGAGCTCATCGAAATTTTACAAAGGAAAGTTTCTGGAAAAGCAATGCCTCTTCATGACTGTTTCATCGTTGAAAGAAACTTATATGAGCATGAACCAGAAGAGCTTGAATGtaagttttcatttaaatcttttttctttttcttttactaaatatttcatgttttttgatTTCAAAGCGATGGTTTCATCTATGACAATcatttagggttttgaattttAGCTTGAACTTCCATATTCTACCTTCTTATTTCACCTCTTTCTTCTCCAAACTTTATCCCGTTTAATAGATAGTTGCcaatcaaaattattcaatcacccAATTATCTGGATAACCAATTAGGTAATCAAAAttgggtacacataacattactttgatttatatattttgtgcaatttaattgatttttttttgtgcatattttttgttgatatatagGGGACGAAACCATGGCTGTTCATAAGAACGAGAGGTATTTCTACTGTATAAGAGAGAATGATTCTCGAGAAGTATCGGGTCGAGGATGGTGGAAAGCTACAAGCCATGTTAAGAAGATTTACGCTAATAATAAGTGTGTGGTTGGTTACAAAAGACCTCTCACATTTCACAAGTTTAAGGACAATAAAAGAAAGCGAAACAAAGCTATCAAAACTAATTGGATTATGTATGAATACAGCCTTGAATCCTTCACAACGGTTTGTATATTTATTACCTTTTCATAAATgcttgtttaattttgttttagagTTTTAGTAGTGAATTGGgttctaaataatttttcatcatgtaattaaatattattgacttaaaattatctaattatattatgatatatcatttaaatatcttGCAGGGTATTCAACACTAGGTgtaaatcattttattgtttgttctattatgaatttttaattgggtcaattatttttttaacataatttgggATTTGATATTGTTTAGGAATGGAGAATTTGTAAGATCAAATATAAGGGAAAACAAAGTGTGCAAGTTGAAAAAGAGGTGGAGAATATTACTAAAAAGGATTACAGTTTGAGTGATGAATCTGGAGGAAGCTGTTCTATAATGGAAATGGAATCGGTTTTTGTAGATGAAGAGCAGCAACAGCTACAGTCTCTCAATCTAATGGAGAAATTTTATGAGCCTGATTTTGGTCAGAATATGAACATAGAAGTCATGGATGAGCAGCAACTTCTGTTATATGATAATTCTTGCTCTTATGATCCAATCCTAACCCACATTGCAAATGATTATTACTATTGTGATCAACTAGAGCATCCATTTTCTACTGATGTACTTCTTCCTAGCTTTTGGTCTAGTTGATTAATTATAACCCATCTATTTGTGTAATGTTATGTTAGTTTAGTTCttggattgaatttattattaatgtgaATGTTGTTAATTAAGTTATTGGTAGGGCTCAATTTATGTTTCTGTTCACTAGGTTACTTGAGtgaatcaaaaaattattattttttcattatgaaAATAGCTTGAATGAATGTAAAATATATAGTCAGTTTTATAGAATGTAAAAAACTTGTTAGttgttataaaatttgtaacaaaatatatagCAAGATTTGTAAACGAGGATAgagatatttgtaaaattttaactctttaaaTAAGCTCAAAACAATGGGAGAAGCtaaaatttagagatttttctatatacttcaaataattttgaattttataagtaCTTTTGAAATACGACCGaacatcttaatttttttaatagtgcTTAAATATggctttttaaatataaactattttaagtAGTAAGTAGGTCTATCCGAGCAAAGTctaactttaatataaataaaattttccatgTGAAATgtagatttattttttagtcatttgaaaaataaaagttcaaGTTCGAGACCTTTTGACTGAATAGGACCACTACATTACTTCTATATTTAGAAGAAAAGATGTACAAGAAGTTCGTGTAACTCTGTCAATCAAAGGGTAATACGAGTTGCTAGTCTGCGAATAATCTATCAACTATGGGTAGTAAAGAGTAGCTCAACAACGGAAATTCTGCCATATATCTTTATCAGTTTGATACTCTACTTCATGAACTGTTGCTCAAACAAGAAAGTGTTAAAAATTAAGCCTGATTCCTGTTTAGGAATTCGGAATGAACACGCTCTTAAAAGTAGAATATTGTTTGGTTTGAGCAAGATTTTCATGCAACATGCACAACATGCATGCATGAATCTGCacttttatctttacttttgaTATAGCTGTTAAAGAAACATTCTGTCACCACATGAGCGTCAATGATAGGCTCCAGTGAAAGGAAAAACAATTTGTAATTAACTATTGGGATAGATTGTCCTAAAGTAAACTTTAATTCGACACAAATCTGtgattcttatatttttaactattcaatgcgtggaattcaataaattttgaacaaaagccaagacttttttttttttttctactactAATTGTATGAAGTCAAAGGTTAACAATTTACATCAAaattagagggaaaaaaaatttgtattataatgAGTtgatatttattgaattaacaatttAGTTATTGCCTTCAACTAAAGTcacattatatcaaattttctttgGAAAATGTAAACAAAATTGTTCACAATCAGTACGGGTAGTACGGgtaggaaaagatatgtatcttaAGTGAATTAAAAATTGGTATGATACcgtatgtatattatattatatgcataattttattcatataaaattttacatatttttggAGAAGAGATgacatgataaaaatttatatgaaaaatttaaaactatgagatgtttgtattattataaaggGAATAATgtgataattgatttttttttcattatcatattttaaaaagatgTATTCTGCAATATCATTacatgattcaaattcaaaaaagtagAGTTTCGATATACAACATGATACACGATTTAATTATCATAGTAATAAAACACATTAATCATTTTAGCATAATTTGActgaattgaaaaattataacattCATGGGTATATggtaaatacaaaataaattaatgggACATTTACATTTTACTGGTTTATTGAGTTCTTGTTATACttatttcttgtttattttattttttattttggtaaagaGAAATTCCATCTGAACTAAATCAAGCTTGAAGGGTTGGTATTTTCCATATCCAAGGTTTAAtatgactattttattttattatagattatctcatgtaaatatatatatatgtgtgtgtgtataatttttatacataactttatatacaaataacattatgttattatatgataaaataattaaaaattaaaaataaaataacactaaatgatatggtaacatatcattatttgtttataaaattatacacataattttacttttatatatatatatataaagcaaagGCTCCATCTTGACATGAACACCATCattatagtttttattaattaatatttccaTCTAAAATACACGATATTCTCTTATGACTTGGATGtgcattaatattttattgattttgagcCATTGACAATTCATTTAGTACACTTTTGACTCTCCTTTATAATTCCAAATACAGACTCTTCTTTATTCTTTACTAAACTTGTCTCCCTTAGTGTGGGTGACCATGGCCACCACAAATTAAATGttgataagataaataaaattatgcatattcaattttcaatatttaattaaatatttaaataatttattatcaaataattgtataagtttgaattaatgatatgtatcattttaATGCCTAATTCAAATACTTAAAACTATAGTATAACATTGCTATGATAAGGactatattaatattaatataatttttattttacaattaatCCCACCTAAATGGTACAATCATTctcttaattatatgatcaacGTCAATGTGCATTGACAGCTCCTACAGTTCCATCACCTTTTCCTtttcataaaacataaaaaattattatgtacaatataattgtaattaattgAACTAAACTTTTTTAAAGAGCGGCCCTTTtatcttctttatcttttttttttttttttaactattatttgGTTTTTGTAGAACAACTGATCGATGGTGATTAGTATTCCAAATGGGTTCTACTAAAACCAAATTGGTTTGAACGAGAAGAGCTTGAATATAAGTTTGTTTAACTTAATTAGTTTCTCTTTCaatcttaattaataattaagggacttaaatataaatttgattttttgctGGATTAGGTTCCATGCATGGATATAGCCTATATTATTTGTActagaatcatataaaaattgcTCCATCTCCTTTATTTTTGTGTGCTTCAAATTTGCCTTTGATATTTGTGTTAATAGTGCATCTAAGAACCTATTATTAGgtaaaatgatgttttgttaaTGAGCGCTTACTCTTGAGCCACAAatctgaattataaatttaaataatatattcaaaccaaaattgaatcaaactgattataatcaattttttattcaagctaaaaattaaactattctcaatttaaacttctTGAATTTACatcgaactatttttatttgaactcaaactaagaGGTATTTGGACATTCTTCAATTCATATCAACTCATATGACGGcataaaaagaagcaaaattgtataaagaatattttgaaaacaaatttattattaacataaaacaCTACTTAGACAATtgcataattgaaatttatcataaaacttaaaaaaccgATAGAACGAGACagatttataaagaaaatttaaataaaagataccTAGTCAACGACATTATAAACCTTGCCTACAAAAGTAGAAGATTAAAACATATTAGTGCACAAGAagattaaaacataaaatgaacagTTTGGGAAGGAAGAAAGGGCATATTCGTTTTATATTGTGAATGCTATGTAAATTCTATTTGACTCTTCCATTTATACTAGCCTTCACCGATATCAATTCAAAACAGTGGAAAGGTTAAAGAGAGAAACATCTAGCACTATAGTACAAGCACTCTAGCATTGTATTATtgctttttgattttttttttcttaaaaaagcaTTTGGATAATATTACTGACATAAATGTAAACTCTTGGTAATCCAGCTAAATTacgttaaaaatttaattatctctttattttttttatgtcttttgattATCTCAAACAATTCATTAATATTCTAATGTATTTCTTGTTTGTGTTAATCTCATTTCTCACGGGGTTATATCTATAGTCTTATTCAGCAAATTAAGAGTCATTTCATAGCCTTTGGTCCAGGTAAACTATTAAACCTAGCTAaaaattaagggaaattttaaaaaatagccaaaatgcccttccattaagccaaaatgcccaaaatcactattttcaagccaaaatgcccaaaatcactgttccaaaaaagaaaagcctatgactttttttaaataccaaaattgcccttttcctcatatttatataactcttctACTCACTATAGGGGTTTTAAgggaattttagataaatatggagggtttttagatattttacactataaaagattttgatatttatttatttatttaaaactttttttaaaatgacaaaattacccctcccttcatttatataactctcctcactcactataggggtaaatgtaatttaggataaatatagggggtttttagatattttacattataaaggcattttcatatttattgatatattttattactttttctaaaatgtcaaaaataccttTCCCCtaatctatataaactctcctaactcattttattttcacacacttctcatatcactcaaacattcactctcattttcattttttttcaacatcaattagtagggattcgttcggacgaaggaagttcgtatttctaaattcgactcgaaaaaatactattcatcaaaaaaaggtatttatgtcaatcttatcttaaaacttcattttatttgttaagtatagtttttatgtcgtaatatgggggttaaatgcaatatgtgacaagtattgggggttaacataatttaggataaatatggggggtttttggacattttacattgtaaaggcattttcatatttatttatatattttattactttttctaaaatgtcaaaaatacccttcccctcatctatataaaccctcactcattttatttccacacacttctcatatcactcaaacactcactctcattttcattttttttcaacatcaattagtagggattcgttcggacgaaggaagttcgtatttttgaattcgactcgaaaaaatagtattcatcaaaaaaaggtatttatgtcaatcttatcctaaaacttcattttatttgttaagtttagtttttatgtcgtaatatgggggttaaatgcaatatgtgacaagtattgggggttaaattaatttaggataaatatagggggtttttggatattttacattgtaaaggcattttcatttttatttatatattttattactttttctaaaatgtcaaaaatacccttcccctcatctatataaaccctcctcactcattttatttccacacacttctcatatcactcatacactcactctcattttcattttttttcaacatcaattagtagggattcgttcggacgaaggaagtttgtatttttaaattcgactcgaaaaatactattcatcaaaaaaaggtatttatgtcaatcttatcgtaaaacttcattttatttgttaagtatagtttttatgtcgttgcaatggggttaaatgtaatatttgacaagtatgggggttaaaataatttaggataaatataggggttttttggatattttacattgctatgggggttttagatattttacaatatatataggatttatataacatgttaaaaatatatagggattgctttgatacaagacgacatacaagggtgtcaaatgaaatgttattaaaattaggacgtattttcatattaaacattgtaggcg contains:
- the LOC123220890 gene encoding NAC domain-containing protein 41-like; the protein is MIVPTGFRFNPTDEELIEILERKVCGKQMPLHDNFIVETNVYEHEPEELEWGRSMAVHKNERYYYCIRENDSREVSGRGWWKATSHVKKIFANNECVVGYKRPLTFHKFTNNKRKRNKAIKTNWIMYEYGLQSYPTEWRLCKIKYKGKQTMQEELENIRKGCRLSNGIISGESCSIMEMKSSSSVVFVDEEEEGQGQQIMKCLEEERNKIITSDDFMKMQREDREMNNEEEQQMMLYASYNYDPILTHITSSSNYDYFGDYYYYNHQLEQLPFSVDELFPSFWS
- the LOC123220891 gene encoding NAC domain-containing protein 41-like, with translation MIVPTGFRFNPTDEELIEILQRKVSGKAMPLHDCFIVERNLYEHEPEELEWDETMAVHKNERYFYCIRENDSREVSGRGWWKATSHVKKIYANNKCVVGYKRPLTFHKFKDNKRKRNKAIKTNWIMYEYSLESFTTEWRICKIKYKGKQSVQVEKEVENITKKDYSLSDESGGSCSIMEMESVFVDEEQQQLQSLNLMEKFYEPDFGQNMNIEVMDEQQLLLYDNSCSYDPILTHIANDYYYCDQLEHPFSTDVLLPSFWSS